A region from the Arachis ipaensis cultivar K30076 chromosome B01, Araip1.1, whole genome shotgun sequence genome encodes:
- the LOC107628133 gene encoding homeobox-leucine zipper protein HAT22, protein MGLHHDSTHNNNNIGLHLVLGLALSSSSDSPTQETITTSTKIPPYSSSSTVTTDDAELLLPSLTLALSGHDVNKNKNDDTQEHHRVQVVPTKANNNKVYSSEDYPSTGDVSAQNSPHHSAVSSFSSGCRRGVKRERDVSASDEAEAEATEIERLSSRISDEEEDGGTTASAAARKKLRLTKEQSALLEDSFKQHSTLNPKQKQALAKQLNLRPRQVEVWFQNRRARTKLKQTEVDCEFLKKCCETLTDENRRLQKELQELKALKLSQPLYMPPMPAATLTICPSCDRAVAIGSGGSASNNIKNTPLISLAPKPHHFFSPFTNPSAAC, encoded by the exons ATGGGTCTTCATCATGATTCTACTCATAATAATAACAACATAGGCCTTCATCTTGTTCTAGGGTTGGCTCTGAGTTCCTCCTCTGATTCACCAACACAAGAAACCATAACTACCTCTACTAAGATCCCGCCGTACTCCTCTTCCTCCACCGTAACAACCGATGATGCTGAATTACTATTACCATCTCTTACTTTAGCTCTCTCCGGTCACGAtgtgaacaaaaacaaaaacgatGATACGCAAGAGCACCATAGGGTCCAGGTAGTCCCTACCAAGGCTAACAACAATAAGGTCTACAGTAGTGAAGACTACCCTTCTACTGGTGACGTGTCGGCACAGAATTCGCCTCACCACAGCGCCGTTTCGTCTTTCTCCAGCGGCTGCAGAAGAGGAGTCAAGAGGGAGAGGGATGTTAGCGCTAGCGACGAAGCCGAGGCGGAGGCCACGGAGATTGAGAGGCTTTCGTCGCGAATCAGCGACGAAGAGGAAGACGGTGGCACCACCGCCTCCGCCGCTGCCAGGAAGAAGCTTAGGCTCACCAAAGAACAATCTGCTCTGTTGGAAGACAGCTTCAAACAACATAGCACTCTCAATCCT AAGCAGAAGCAAGCTTTAGCGAAGCAATTGAATCTACGGCCTCGACAAGTTGAAGTGTGGTTCCAGAACCGGAGAGCCAG AACAAAGCTGAAGCAGACGGAGGTAGATTGCGAGTTCCTAAAGAAGTGTTGTGAGACACTAACAGATGAGAACAGAAGGCTACAGAAAGAGCTTCAAGAGCTTAAGGCACTCAAACTGTCTCAGCCTTTGTACATGCCTCCCATGCCCGCCGCGACACTCACCATCTGCCCTTCTTGCGACCGGGCCGTTGCCATTGGCAGCGGTGGCAGCGCTTCCAATAACATCAAGAATACTCCTTTGATCTCCTTGGCCCCCAAGCCTCACCACTTCTTTAGTCCCTTCACCAATCCTTCCGCAGCATGTTGA